The Candidatus Nezhaarchaeota archaeon DNA window TTCACGCCATCTCGCGCTGTGATGTAGACCAGAAAGCTCAAGTAAGTCCCCTCATCAACTCCTTCTACACCGTTTGAGTTTACTACAAAACACGTGAACTTCGAACTCTCGATGGCAATGTTCACGGAATGGATTTTGTCCATTTTAACCTTCTTGATCAACGACTTAGCTAAGTCGCTAAGTTCTTCAGGCGTAAGTGAAGCTACCTTGTCATCGTAAATCCCCTGAGGGGATGGATAGCCTGATGGTCTTGGTAAATCTTTAAAGTCTGGATCTGGATAACCTATCCTAGCTGCTTTGACCGCCTTATGCGCCACATCGCTTACACTGATATTTAAACCTGCAGCATAGGAGTAGCCCATCGATCCTCTAATTATGGCTCTAATTCCTAAACCGACGTCGTGGGACGCCTTAGAGACCTCTATGTTATTTTTCTTAACCTCCACCCTTATAGTCTCGATATCTACTCCGTATACGTCAACTGCTTCAGCTCCTAGCTTCAAGGACTCATCGACTGCCTTCCTGCAGTACTCGAAAAGCTGCATCACATTAATCCCCCTATTATCACATCCTTAACCCTTATGTGTGGAGCCCCACTCGTCACCCTGACGAGTTGACCATCCTTGCCGCATAAACCTGGCTTAAACGAGAGGTCATTCGCTACTGCCTCCACGTTCATTAGCACATCCAGTATGTGCCCTGAAAGAGCTGCGTCCCTACATAGTTGTTTTTGCTCACCATTCTCTACAACGTACAACTTAGCACACTTGAAGACGAACTCGCCTTTTGCTGTATCCACGTAACCGTAGTGGCTACCTTTAGCATAAACCCCCTTCTTAAGATCTTGAAGCAATTCATCAACTTTCCAATCTCCTCTCTCTATGAAGGTGTTCGTCATTCTGACTATTGGAATTGAGCTGTAGCCTTGAGCTCTAGCGTTCCCAGTGGAGGTGGTGCCCATTCGAGCTGAAGTTTCAAGATTGTGTAGGTAGGACTTTAAGATGCCCCTATCAACTATGGTGGTTCCACTTCCATTGATGCCCTCGCAGTCTATTGGTAAGTAGCCGTAAAGACCCTTAACCGTCGGATCGTCCCTAACCGTTACCTCCTCTGAGCCGACTTTCCTCCCCAACATTCCTTCAAGTATGGATCCTCCGTGTAAAACTATGTCCGCTTCACAAGCATGTCCGAATGCTTCATGAATGAAAACGCCGGCTATCTCTGGATCCAGAATGCAGGTATGTTTTCCAGCTGGTGGACCTTTAGCACTTAAGAGCTCAATTGCATCTCGTGAAGCTTCTTGAGCCACGCTCTTCGGATCTCTTGCTTTAAATATCTCGAACCCTCCCGTACCGCCGTGACTGTCGTGCCCTCGCTGTACGATCCCTGCCTCGCTTGCGTAAGCGGTAGCTGATACGATTAGTGATGGAATGGAGCACTCTGCTTCAAGACCAAGGCTATTGACCACGTAAGTGCTCTCTTCGAGTTCGAAGTAGGTCGAGCTTGTGCTTTTAATACTACTAATGCCCCTCATGACCTTCTCCATTTCACTGCATAGTTTAAGCTTCTCCTCAACGTCGATTGACGAAGGATCTATAATTGGAACTACTTTACTTGAAAGCTTAGCGGGCTTGCATGAGGGTTGAAATCTCGCTTCGGCTTCTCCGCCCGCACTTCTAGCTAGCTTGTACGCTCGTATGCACGCTCTCTCAACCTCTGCTGACGTCAAAATGGAGGTGGACGTGAAGCCCCACTTACCTGCCACAAGGCATCTCACTGCTAAGCCCTTCTCATTTATGAATCTAAGCTCCTTTAACCTTCCATCAGCGACCTCTATCCTAAGACCTCTAAGCTCTACAACTCTAAGATCTGCAAAATCAACGCCGAGGTTGAGGAGAACGTTAAGGAACTTCTCAGTGAGATCTTTATAACAGCCCTCCATTTCGACAACCTCTGTTTTCAATTAACGCTCTGATCTGAAATATAGTAGTCTCTAAAGTTGTTTTCGATGACTCGCGGCAGATTAACAAGGTTAAATGTATTCAGTTTGATGTAGAATAAACCTTTGGACGCAGGAACACGACGTCCTAAATCAAAACTCAGCTATCGTGTAACAATGATGAATGAGTTATCCACGTCTTGTAGCTTTACCTCTTCGAGGAGCCATTGACAGGCTCGCCAACTCTTCAAGAAAGCTTATTCTCTCTTCTACAAGTTCCTTCATCTTTTCCTTAACGTTGTTCTTGGTAATAGTGATCCTGAGCTTGGTGAGCTCGCGCGACAGATACTTATCGCCTATTACATACAACCATCGAGAAATGTTGCCCGTCCTAACGTGCCAATAAAGGTCCTCACTCTCAACTTCACTTACAACATTCTTAAGATCGCTGAGGTTCCTTACTTCTACTTCAGAGTTACTCTTCTTGAGCTTTAGAGGTTCGCCACACCCACCAAGTATTTTGGTGGCATCGCGAGGATCTACGAGCTTTTCTGCTAACAGCCTACCTTGATCAGTCAACCGATATTCTCCTGTTAACACTCTAACTACAAGACCGAGCCTCATCAACTTATTTATGCAATTATAAAATTTGGTCCTCTTAAAATTGACGGCGGACATTAGTTCTCGCGTAGCAATTTTATTCCATTCACTCATGGTTTTTAGTAAGACAATATCGTCTACATTTAATTCCTTGAGCAAAGCAGACCCCTTAAATAAGCTTAAAATAACAATTCGAAGTATAGTAATCCACCTTTCTTAATTAAACTTTCCTTTACACGGTCTTAAGAGGAGGATTTAAACAGACAATTAAAGGGGAAGCTCATCTCTCGTACAACGTTTTAATGATGATTAAATTTAAGTTTCGTCTCGAGTGCGCTTATACTAGGAGCCCGGTGGTGTAGCGGCCAAGCATGGCGGGCTCTGGCCCCGTCGACGGGAGTTCGAATCTCCCCCGGGCTACCATTTTTAATGAAAGTTGTAAAGCCATAAACCTCCCTAACTTGAACAGAGATCGTAAGTGGTGTTGAGCATGGATGAAGTCGTCCCCACATCAGCTTCCTGCTACTTCAGCGTATCGAGAACCGGTGAGTTCCACCAATTCTTGGTCTATGACTATTACGATCCTAAGGGGTACTATGCCAAGTTGCTTAATAGAACAAGGAAGTGTAGAGAGGAGCTAAGGAAGCTTTGCACGAACATGCAGTACTTCTTAGATCAAGAGGAAGTTAGAGTAAACGGGGTGAGGGTTTACCCCAAAGTTGTGACCGCTTATCTTAGCCATAGGGGCTTCATGGACTCTCCCTACGTGGCTTGGATTATAACATTCAAAGGCAAGTTGAAAAGAGGACTTAATGTGTTTGAGAATATTAGCGAGTGTGAGGTAGCGGAGTACGATTTCGAGATCCTTTGGCAATTTCCCATGAGGAGCAGGATAGTGAGGGCAGAGATATCAACTGAAAGTCAAATAATAGCTGGAAGGACATTGTACGTATGGGCTAGAAGAGGTGATGTTGTCGGCGGCTACGAGAAAATAGAGTTCACATTGTACTAAGACTCTAGACTTTATTAGAGCCTCAAAACGTAGATTGATGAGGAAAAGTTTAATTCCCTTCAGCCAACTATCAGCATTGGTGATGATTTCTTCCGGCCTTTCTGAGAAATGATGACAACTTACCCGTATGAGCCATTTACACACTTTAACATCCTTCTTTAATAAAAGGTGATCCTGAATGTAAAGCCTTTCTAAAGAAAGTTGTTTAAGCTGTAGAGGAGGGTTGTAGCTGGCTATAGGTGGTTAATACGAGCCTTCTTGATGTTATAGGTTTTGGATCTATTTGCGTGGACTTCGTGTTTAAAGTTGGTAGGTATCCAAGGAGGGGCACGACAAACCTCTCAATAGCGGCTGCGATCGGTTGTGGTGGTATTGTGGGGAACTTCTTAGTAGCATGCTCCAAGCTTGGTTTGAGGTGCGGGGTTATCGGCATCATCGGTATGGACTGCTATGGCAAGATGATTGTCGATTGTTTCTCTAAACACGGCATCGATACGTCGATGCTCGTGATTGATCCTAAAGGTTCATCGGCAAAGGTAGTTTGCATAGTTGACCGTAAGGGCGAGAGGACATTCATAGTCGACCCCGGCGTCCAAGCTCGCGTTAAAATGCCTGAGAAAGCTCGAGAGTACGTGAGCAAGTGTAAGGTCTTTCATACAGATTGCCTAGATGTGAGGCTCGCCAGTATTTTGCTACGAGAGGCCAAGCAGAGTAATGTCATGACTAGCGTCGATATTGGGGCTCTAGCCGAGCACGCATTTCAAAGGGTGAAGAATACGTGGATCAATGATGTCTTAATGTTTTGCGATGTAGCTTTCATATCTGAGGACAATGCAAGGAGGATGTTTCCAGGGCTTAGTGATGCAGAGGTTTTAAAGAGTGTGCTTGCGCGTGGTGTTAAGATTGCGGTAATGACCTTGGGTGAAAGAGGTTGCATTGTTGCTAGTAGCGAAGGTTTAATTGAAGTGAGTGCCTTCAAGGTCAATGCTGTTGATACAACTGGTGCAGGAGACGCGTTTGAGGCTGGCTTCATATACGCGATGCTTGAGGGTCTCGACATAAGAAGTGCCGCAATTTTTGGAAGTGCCGTAGCCGCAATCAAGTGTACCAAACTCGGTGCTCAAGCTGGTCTACCAACACTAGACGAGGTGAAGAGGTTTTTGATTAGGAGGGGTTATGGCCCCCTAGCGTCTAGTGTTGGATAAGCTTTTAATAGCGATTTCAGCTTATCCTCGAATATTCTGTAAGTCTCATCGTCGTAGAGACACATTATGACCTCCTTTAGGCATGTATCTCCTTTGAGATACTCTATTATGGTTCTGAGCATTATGTCGGCACACCTATCCTTTGGAAATCCGAATATGCCAGTTGAGATTGCTGGGAAAGCTATCGACCTGACATTTCTCTCCTCAGCCCTCTTTAAGCTATTAAGCGTTGCATTCCTCAACTTTGTGTCCTCATCTCCTTCACCATACCTTGGTCCTACGGCATGTATAACGTACTTGGCCTTCAGTCTCCCAGCCCCTGTCACAACAGCTTCTCCTACGGGACAGTAACCTATCCTATCGCATTCCTCTTGGATTTCCCACCCTCCCTTCCTCAAAATAGCTCCAGCAACACCTCCTCCCAGCTTCAACCTTTCATTTGCTGCATTCACTATGACATCTACTTCTAAGTCGGTTATGTCTCCTTTAGCCAATTTAAGCTTCTTCCCGTCAATATTAACCTCGTACAACACCTCAACCATATTAGACACCACAGCACATTCTCTAAATAATGAGGGGGTGAAAATAAGTGTGAGGTTAGGAGCTAAGAGAAGCTGTTACGACCTCGACTTAGATAGCATCCTCATCAAAGTGATTGCACATTTTAAAGATCAATTTATACGACAAAGAGTATGGGTATTGAGCGCTTTTAGAGGTTTCTTGTCTTTCACATCCATCACTAATATTCTATCCCCTTTCTAGCCTCAACCCCAAATCTGTATGGGTGCTTTATCTCCTTCAACTCTGTGACTAGGTCAGCTATTTCAATAAACTCTTTGGGTGCTCTACGACCAGTAAGCACCACAACTGTTTCTTCAGGGACCTTCTCTAGAAGCTTCAACACCTCTTCAACCTTCACTAATCCAATAGCAGCTGCTAAGTTTATTTCATCCAGTACAAGGACCCTAGGCTTCCTTTCTAGAGCTTTCTCGGCAAATTCCAAGGCTTTCCTTGCAAGCTCATAATCAATTGGTTGAGGATTATTTAAGTCCACGAACTCCTCTCTGCCAAATTGATATATTTCATACTCGGGTTGCAACCTATCTTTTATCTTGTACTCCCCTACGTCCTTCCTCCCCTTCATAAACTGTATTATTATGACCTTAAACCCATGCCCAATGGCTCTTAGTGCTAAGCCAAAGGCTGTCAGCGTCTTACCTTCTCCATCGCCAGTATAGACGTGAATGTATCCTCTCGCCATGCACATCGCCTAGTAGTTAGAGAAAACATATCCCCTTAGGGCATTGCTCTAGATACTCCATACTTAGCAATATTGACGCTTCCTCTCCTGGTTCGAGACCGATATACAGCACCTGTTCAGGTTTGCTTCCATACCTATAAACGGTTATGCCCTTACACTTCAACTTATAAGCTAGCATGAACACTCTCCTAACAACGTCTAAACCTGCTTCATGCCTTATGTTCACGGTTTTCGCTACGGCATTGTCCACATGCTTTTGGAAAGCTGCTTGCATTTTAACGTGCCATTCAGGATCTATGTCCAGGGCTGTGGCCATTAGCCTCTTCAGCTCCTCAGGGACGCCCGATACTTCTCTCAGCGACCCGGTCTTAGCGACCTTGATTATGAGGTCCCTACTATAAAGGCCTCTATCTCTCAAGATCTTTTCGAACATGGGATTTATCTCTATGAGGTTTACTCCTCCAAGCGCTTTCCTTACATAAACTGGAGCAAATATTGGCTCTATGCTGCTCGACGTTCCGGCTATGATACTTATAGTTCCCGTAGGAGCTATGGCTGTGATTGTGGCGTTCCTTAAAGCATCGTAGCCTTCAGCTTTCCAGCGACTTTCATCAAATGTTGGAAAGACCCCCCTCTCAAGTGCTAGCTCTCTAGATGCTTTCTTGCCCTCTAGTGCTATGAAGCCCATAACCTTGTCCGCTATATTCAAGGCTTCGTCAGAATCGTAGGGTACACCCAACTTAAGAAGCATCTCAGCGAAGCCCATGACTCCAAGGCCAATCTTCCTATTTAGCTTGACCATGTACTCTATCTGCGGTAGCGGGTACTTGTTTACGTCTATGACGTTGTCTAGGAAGTGGACCCCTACCCAGACGAGCTCTCGGAGCTTGTCCCAGTCTATGTCGCCATTCTTAACTACCTTTGAAAGGTTTATTGAGCCCAAGTTACAAGCCTCAAATGGTAGTAGGGGCACCTCTCCGCAGGGATTCGTAGCCTCTATTTCGCCGAGCTTAGGTGTAGGGTTCTTCCTATTAATTTCGTCTATGAAGAGTAAGCCTGGATCTCCAGCTCTCCATGCCATGTCAACCATTAACTCGAAGAGGTCTTGAGCGCTGACGTTCTTGACCGGTTCCTTGGTTCGCGGATTTATGAGGTCTATTGAGCCTCCGCTCTCCACAGCATTCATGAATCTATCCGTTACGGCAACTGAGATGTTAAAGTTCCTAAGGCTAATGCCATCGCTCTTTGAGGTTATGAATTCCCTTATGTCTGGGTGGTCCACTCTTAGGACCCCCATGTTTGCCCCCCTCCTTTTACCCCCCTGCTTAATGACCTCAGTCGCGATATCGAATATCTTCATGAAAGAGACGGGGCCTGATGCTATGCCCATAGTCGACTTGACTATATCTCCTTTAGGTCTTAACCTGGAGAAGGAGAAGCCTGTTCCACCGCCCGATTTATGAATTATCGCCATGTACTTTAAAGCATCGAAGATCCCCTCTATGGAGTCTTCAACTGGCAACACGAAGCATGCTGCCAATTGACCTATCTCAGTTCCAGCATTCATTAGCGTTGGGCTATTTGGTAAGAACTCAAGGTTCCTCATGACTTGGAAGAAGAGCTTCTCAGATTTCTCCGGGTTTAAGCCGTAAAACGAGTCCGCCCTTGCTATAGCCTTCGCCACTCTATTGAACATCTGTCCTGGGGTTTCGATTATCGCGCCCTGCTCGTTTCTTAATAGGTACCTCCTCGCTAAGACCCTGACGGCGTTTATAGTTAGCTTTAGATCATCCTCAACTCCTAGAAGCCTTTTGGTTTCTCTTATGTTGGTCCTCCACCTCCTGTATAGAATGTATGCTTTAGCTGTGTTAACTAAACCATGCCTTATTAGCACCTCTTCTACCACATCTTGTATTTCTTCGACAGATGGTATTTTCCCTGGAAATTTCTGATATAGAAGGGCAACAACTTCACTGCTGAGCTTCTTAGCTAAATCGTAGTCCCCTTCACCCGTCTCTCTTAGCGCCTTGTATATCGCGTTCGTTATTTTTTGAGGGTTAAAATCCTCGAGCCTACCATCTCTCTTCCTTACTTTCTCGATAGTAAGCTTCATGGATTGTTCTTCACCGAGATTCTAAATAAGTTTTGAGACTGTTAGGCTTATCGGTAGCTCTTCATTTTCTTTATTTAGTTAGTAGCCAGTTTGATCACAAACATAATGCTAAAGGAGCTTACTAATAACCTCAAATGGCTTATCTTCAGTATGGCGATAGTTCTTAATACCTCTTACTTAAGGCTCATGGCTTAAAGTTACCGTTAAACCTTTTAAAAAAGCTTTATCCCAGCACTCTCAAACGATTGCTTTATCATCTTCAATAATTGAGACCTCACATGGAGTGCTCTTCGAGGGTTCACTGCCTTAATTACTATTTGAAACGTTAAGAATTGACCATTTATGTCTGTCAAGTATATCTCAGGTTCTGATGGCGTGGCTATTTCCTTACACTGTTTAATGGCGTCTCTAATTAGTTGTTCAACGATGTCTACGTCTGCGTCGCTTCCAACCTTAAGGGATATCGATAGTCTCGATAAGGAGTCCATAGGCTTTACTAGGAAGGATTTCCTCATAAGCTCTGAGTTCGGCACATAACATATGCCATCTTCTCTAATTACTTCAGTGTAG harbors:
- a CDS encoding TldD/PmbA family protein, which codes for MEGCYKDLTEKFLNVLLNLGVDFADLRVVELRGLRIEVADGRLKELRFINEKGLAVRCLVAGKWGFTSTSILTSAEVERACIRAYKLARSAGGEAEARFQPSCKPAKLSSKVVPIIDPSSIDVEEKLKLCSEMEKVMRGISSIKSTSSTYFELEESTYVVNSLGLEAECSIPSLIVSATAYASEAGIVQRGHDSHGGTGGFEIFKARDPKSVAQEASRDAIELLSAKGPPAGKHTCILDPEIAGVFIHEAFGHACEADIVLHGGSILEGMLGRKVGSEEVTVRDDPTVKGLYGYLPIDCEGINGSGTTIVDRGILKSYLHNLETSARMGTTSTGNARAQGYSSIPIVRMTNTFIERGDWKVDELLQDLKKGVYAKGSHYGYVDTAKGEFVFKCAKLYVVENGEQKQLCRDAALSGHILDVLMNVEAVANDLSFKPGLCGKDGQLVRVTSGAPHIRVKDVIIGGLM
- a CDS encoding carbohydrate kinase family protein: MVNTSLLDVIGFGSICVDFVFKVGRYPRRGTTNLSIAAAIGCGGIVGNFLVACSKLGLRCGVIGIIGMDCYGKMIVDCFSKHGIDTSMLVIDPKGSSAKVVCIVDRKGERTFIVDPGVQARVKMPEKAREYVSKCKVFHTDCLDVRLASILLREAKQSNVMTSVDIGALAEHAFQRVKNTWINDVLMFCDVAFISEDNARRMFPGLSDAEVLKSVLARGVKIAVMTLGERGCIVASSEGLIEVSAFKVNAVDTTGAGDAFEAGFIYAMLEGLDIRSAAIFGSAVAAIKCTKLGAQAGLPTLDEVKRFLIRRGYGPLASSVG
- a CDS encoding macro domain-containing protein codes for the protein MVEVLYEVNIDGKKLKLAKGDITDLEVDVIVNAANERLKLGGGVAGAILRKGGWEIQEECDRIGYCPVGEAVVTGAGRLKAKYVIHAVGPRYGEGDEDTKLRNATLNSLKRAEERNVRSIAFPAISTGIFGFPKDRCADIMLRTIIEYLKGDTCLKEVIMCLYDDETYRIFEDKLKSLLKAYPTLDARGP
- a CDS encoding cob(I)yrinic acid a,c-diamide adenosyltransferase; the encoded protein is MARGYIHVYTGDGEGKTLTAFGLALRAIGHGFKVIIIQFMKGRKDVGEYKIKDRLQPEYEIYQFGREEFVDLNNPQPIDYELARKALEFAEKALERKPRVLVLDEINLAAAIGLVKVEEVLKLLEKVPEETVVVLTGRRAPKEFIEIADLVTELKEIKHPYRFGVEARKGIEY
- a CDS encoding adenosylcobalamin-dependent ribonucleoside-diphosphate reductase, yielding MKLTIEKVRKRDGRLEDFNPQKITNAIYKALRETGEGDYDLAKKLSSEVVALLYQKFPGKIPSVEEIQDVVEEVLIRHGLVNTAKAYILYRRWRTNIRETKRLLGVEDDLKLTINAVRVLARRYLLRNEQGAIIETPGQMFNRVAKAIARADSFYGLNPEKSEKLFFQVMRNLEFLPNSPTLMNAGTEIGQLAACFVLPVEDSIEGIFDALKYMAIIHKSGGGTGFSFSRLRPKGDIVKSTMGIASGPVSFMKIFDIATEVIKQGGKRRGANMGVLRVDHPDIREFITSKSDGISLRNFNISVAVTDRFMNAVESGGSIDLINPRTKEPVKNVSAQDLFELMVDMAWRAGDPGLLFIDEINRKNPTPKLGEIEATNPCGEVPLLPFEACNLGSINLSKVVKNGDIDWDKLRELVWVGVHFLDNVIDVNKYPLPQIEYMVKLNRKIGLGVMGFAEMLLKLGVPYDSDEALNIADKVMGFIALEGKKASRELALERGVFPTFDESRWKAEGYDALRNATITAIAPTGTISIIAGTSSSIEPIFAPVYVRKALGGVNLIEINPMFEKILRDRGLYSRDLIIKVAKTGSLREVSGVPEELKRLMATALDIDPEWHVKMQAAFQKHVDNAVAKTVNIRHEAGLDVVRRVFMLAYKLKCKGITVYRYGSKPEQVLYIGLEPGEEASILLSMEYLEQCPKGICFL